In the genome of Cytophagales bacterium, one region contains:
- a CDS encoding GTPase Era, which translates to MHNKPHKAGFVNIIGKPNVGKSTLMNKLVNEKVAIITSKAQTTRHRIMGILNGEDFQIVYSDTPGIIKPKYELHRSMMRFVNRSFDDADIILFVTDIYENPLQIQQEDKKLAAKLEQLKVPLFLLLNKVDLAKEDDVLEKIGLWKDSVNARDVIPISALHGFNTDKVFELILENLPSHPPFYPKDEITDKPERFFASEIIREKIFLNYKKEVPYSSEVVITDFKEKKDIIYIRAEIFVERKSQKGILIGKQGAALKKVGMAARKDIELFFGKKVFLEQFVKIEPNWRSKVGLLGKFGYK; encoded by the coding sequence ATGCATAACAAACCTCACAAAGCCGGTTTTGTAAACATCATTGGCAAGCCCAATGTAGGCAAGTCCACCTTGATGAACAAGCTGGTCAATGAAAAAGTAGCCATTATTACCTCCAAAGCCCAGACCACGCGCCACAGGATCATGGGGATATTGAATGGTGAAGATTTTCAAATCGTTTATTCAGATACACCCGGCATCATTAAACCAAAGTATGAGTTGCACAGGTCTATGATGAGGTTTGTTAACAGATCTTTTGATGATGCTGATATTATTTTGTTTGTAACAGATATTTATGAAAATCCCTTGCAAATCCAACAAGAGGATAAAAAATTAGCAGCTAAATTAGAGCAGCTTAAAGTACCTCTTTTTTTACTGCTAAATAAAGTTGACCTTGCAAAAGAAGATGATGTATTGGAAAAAATAGGTCTTTGGAAGGATTCTGTAAATGCACGTGATGTCATACCAATCTCAGCGCTTCACGGTTTTAATACCGATAAAGTTTTTGAACTGATATTGGAAAACCTGCCTTCGCATCCTCCTTTTTACCCCAAAGATGAGATCACAGATAAGCCGGAACGTTTTTTTGCATCTGAAATTATCAGGGAGAAAATTTTTTTGAATTATAAAAAAGAAGTGCCTTACAGCAGTGAAGTGGTGATCACAGATTTTAAAGAAAAAAAAGATATAATATATATCAGGGCAGAAATATTTGTGGAAAGGAAAAGCCAAAAAGGGATACTCATCGGTAAGCAAGGCGCTGCCCTTAAAAAAGTTGGAATGGCTGCAAGAAAAGATATTGAATTATTTTTTGGAAAAAAAGTTTTTCTTGAACAATTTGTAAAAATAGAGCCGAACTGGAGGTCAAAAGTAGGGTTGTTGGGGAAATTTGGATATAAGTAA
- a CDS encoding SagB/ThcOx family dehydrogenase, with protein MKLEKVKEQYESKDNSMYGKKNIENSIALLYHENSKFTRYTIRMDGEKIAAFNNPYVIERSSQPFKSYPGAETIDLSIYNEINSKVNFFDLITKRRSVRDYDKNYKLSLFELFILLYNSYGVNYKSKITGLDVEGHIGMRNIPSAGALYPLEIYIVTFNAHIPSGLYHFQPDKIILEKIKEGEFMNELINIIQAEPYVNMRNSSVLIITTGVIERLLIKYGERGYRFLMQESGFVGQMISLLAESIDLGSCMVGGYNDDKVNEFLGIDGVFETVNNILVIGAKKNE; from the coding sequence ATGAAATTAGAAAAGGTAAAAGAACAATATGAAAGCAAAGATAATTCAATGTATGGTAAGAAGAACATTGAAAACTCCATTGCTTTACTATATCACGAAAATTCAAAATTTACCAGATACACAATTAGGATGGATGGTGAGAAGATTGCTGCCTTTAACAATCCCTATGTTATTGAAAGATCAAGCCAACCCTTTAAGTCATATCCCGGTGCAGAAACCATTGATTTATCAATTTATAATGAGATAAACTCAAAGGTTAATTTTTTTGATTTAATAACTAAAAGAAGAAGTGTTCGGGATTACGATAAAAACTACAAATTATCTCTTTTTGAATTGTTTATTTTGCTCTATAATTCTTATGGAGTTAACTATAAAAGCAAAATTACAGGCCTTGATGTAGAAGGACATATTGGAATGCGTAATATTCCATCAGCAGGAGCTTTATACCCACTTGAAATTTATATAGTTACCTTTAACGCGCATATCCCCTCTGGTTTGTATCATTTTCAACCGGATAAAATTATCCTTGAAAAAATAAAAGAGGGAGAATTTATGAATGAATTAATAAATATAATCCAGGCAGAACCTTATGTAAATATGAGAAATTCCTCCGTACTTATAATAACAACTGGCGTTATTGAACGCTTGTTAATAAAATACGGTGAAAGAGGATATCGCTTCTTAATGCAGGAATCAGGTTTTGTAGGACAAATGATAAGCTTGCTTGCAGAGTCAATTGATTTAGGATCATGTATGGTAGGTGGATATAATGACGATAAGGTAAATGAGTTTTTAGGTATAGATGGAGTTTTTGAGACAGTCAACAATATATTAGTGATTGGAGCAAAAAAAAATGAATAA
- a CDS encoding HTH domain-containing protein: MDYISFTEKLKYLTWLIEKRNTGTANDLSVKLEISIRSVERMIETLRLQGMEIKFCRVQRRYILTDL; encoded by the coding sequence ATGGACTACATATCATTCACAGAAAAACTGAAATATTTAACTTGGTTAATTGAAAAAAGGAATACTGGTACTGCTAATGATTTGTCAGTGAAACTTGAAATTTCCATAAGAAGTGTGGAAAGAATGATTGAAACTTTGAGATTACAAGGTATGGAAATCAAATTCTGTCGGGTTCAAAGAAGATATATTTTAACAGATTTGTAA
- a CDS encoding nucleotidyl transferase AbiEii/AbiGii toxin family protein, which yields MLYTETVEPGAMELLKELCSMREIEKFALVGGTNLALRFGHRISEDMDFFSIEKFNERELDSVIKKKFSDVRITNEADQTRQYYINGRKAEFIRFNYPLLSGVENVGGIRMYSLQDTMAAKLNAVVGRGNKKDFYDVYEFLKTRSVREMVSYYEKRFDQPNAVPLIKSLTYFEDAEKGENPKTLNNTKWEEVKRVIDNKVKDYLMGVVEIKQKKKNNY from the coding sequence ATGTTATATACGGAAACAGTTGAACCCGGTGCAATGGAGCTATTAAAGGAGCTATGTTCAATGCGGGAAATTGAAAAGTTTGCATTAGTGGGGGGAACAAATCTTGCACTGCGATTCGGTCACAGGATATCGGAGGACATGGATTTTTTTTCGATAGAAAAATTTAATGAAAGAGAATTGGATTCAGTAATAAAAAAGAAGTTTTCAGATGTGAGAATAACAAATGAGGCCGATCAGACGAGGCAGTATTATATAAATGGAAGAAAAGCTGAGTTTATAAGATTTAATTATCCGTTGTTAAGTGGAGTAGAAAATGTTGGTGGGATAAGGATGTATTCTTTACAGGATACTATGGCTGCAAAGTTGAACGCAGTTGTTGGTAGAGGAAATAAGAAAGATTTTTATGATGTTTATGAGTTTTTGAAAACAAGATCGGTAAGGGAGATGGTAAGTTATTATGAAAAAAGATTTGATCAGCCAAATGCGGTTCCGTTGATAAAATCATTAACGTATTTTGAAGATGCAGAAAAAGGAGAAAATCCAAAAACATTAAATAATACAAAATGGGAAGAAGTTAAGAGAGTGATTGATAATAAGGTAAAGGATTATTTAATGGGGGTTGTTGAGATAAAACAGAAGAAAAAAAATAATTATTGA
- a CDS encoding TOMM precursor leader peptide-binding protein: MIEKFDIFKDNENNCFQLRTKTNSYALEFDDKEKENIFLKIVSSIQKKSDQSLKQLKSKFGKNSNSSKVMDVFHTLNEYGLLPIGISVEINEKGVASVKSSYTSDNKNLDQVILAVVGDSDLSKNILESASILSLNKIVRKNYHELNDSESCEQLINESDFLIVDGNNWSPYHLELINELCLKNNKPWLYVGGLEEILIKIGPLFYGKETGCYNCLISRIKSNHGHPTFLNSYEIYLKNNKIASKSDELPHSELFHGIVANIVLTEVVKFFEEWSLPVTWRTYISFNVINYEITRHALLKKPFCEICKPNLEYNPAPWLEAITLK; the protein is encoded by the coding sequence ATGATAGAAAAATTCGACATATTTAAGGATAATGAAAACAACTGTTTTCAACTAAGAACAAAAACAAATTCATACGCCCTTGAATTTGATGATAAGGAGAAGGAAAATATTTTTTTAAAAATTGTTTCCTCTATTCAAAAGAAATCTGACCAGTCACTAAAACAACTAAAATCTAAGTTCGGTAAAAACAGTAATAGTTCAAAAGTGATGGACGTATTTCATACATTGAATGAATACGGGTTATTGCCTATAGGTATTTCTGTTGAAATAAATGAAAAGGGTGTTGCATCAGTAAAATCATCATATACTTCGGATAATAAAAATTTAGACCAAGTTATTTTAGCAGTAGTTGGAGATAGCGACTTGTCGAAAAACATATTAGAAAGTGCATCAATACTCTCTTTAAATAAAATTGTAAGGAAAAACTATCATGAATTAAATGATAGTGAATCTTGTGAACAATTAATAAATGAGAGTGATTTCTTAATTGTTGATGGTAACAATTGGAGTCCGTATCATTTAGAATTAATCAATGAATTATGCTTAAAGAATAACAAGCCGTGGCTTTATGTTGGTGGTTTAGAAGAAATCTTAATAAAAATAGGCCCTTTGTTTTACGGTAAGGAAACAGGATGTTACAATTGTCTTATAAGCAGGATAAAAAGCAATCATGGTCATCCTACCTTTTTAAATTCGTATGAAATATATTTAAAAAACAATAAAATAGCTTCAAAATCCGATGAATTACCTCATTCCGAGCTCTTTCACGGAATTGTTGCTAATATTGTTTTAACAGAAGTTGTTAAATTTTTTGAAGAATGGAGTTTGCCGGTTACATGGAGAACTTATATCAGTTTTAATGTAATTAATTATGAAATTACAAGACATGCTTTGTTGAAAAAGCCATTTTGTGAAATCTGCAAACCAAATTTAGAATACAATCCTGCTCCCTGGTTAGAAGCTATTACACTTAAATAG
- a CDS encoding ABC transporter ATP-binding protein has protein sequence MKDIIISNISYKVNDKEILNKVSLSVNKGEVFALIGQNGSGKSTLIDIILNDIKPSEGKVSFFEQPKYSFDKIGIVYDHLPLFPLLRTKEVVKYFCTIHKLHYNDIATKYFEIFGIVKILKSLIRELSQGEKKRLSIMLSIIHNPILLVLDEPFANLDPTIIESIWKVLKSNNRTIFFTTHNWKEVEELSDKIGFLYYGRMLSQPNSPSFYINNLPAQKKIAINYSENIVKQIGEFRYYVHDEIINIFFPNGSNLMSKVNQNTNNFSVKDVGLKDAYLFDIYTNNNA, from the coding sequence ATGAAAGACATAATTATTTCAAACATATCATATAAAGTCAATGATAAGGAGATTTTAAATAAAGTCAGTTTATCTGTAAATAAAGGAGAAGTTTTTGCATTAATAGGGCAAAATGGTTCAGGGAAATCTACATTAATAGATATTATTCTGAATGATATCAAACCTTCAGAAGGAAAAGTCAGTTTTTTTGAACAACCCAAATACTCATTTGATAAAATTGGAATAGTTTATGACCATTTACCTTTATTCCCTTTATTAAGAACAAAAGAAGTTGTTAAGTATTTTTGTACTATTCATAAACTCCATTATAATGATATTGCAACAAAATATTTTGAAATATTTGGCATTGTTAAAATACTTAAATCTCTTATTAGAGAATTATCGCAAGGAGAGAAAAAAAGACTTTCAATCATGTTATCTATTATTCACAACCCGATATTACTTGTTTTAGATGAACCCTTTGCTAATTTAGATCCGACTATTATAGAATCTATTTGGAAAGTTCTAAAAAGTAATAATAGAACTATTTTTTTTACAACTCATAATTGGAAAGAAGTAGAAGAATTGTCTGATAAAATAGGATTTCTATACTACGGTCGTATGTTGTCACAACCTAATTCACCATCTTTTTATATTAATAATCTACCTGCTCAAAAAAAAATAGCTATTAACTATTCGGAAAACATTGTGAAACAAATAGGTGAATTTAGATATTATGTCCATGATGAAATTATTAATATTTTTTTTCCAAATGGATCAAACTTAATGTCTAAAGTAAATCAAAATACAAATAATTTTTCCGTCAAAGATGTAGGGTTAAAAGATGCCTATTTGTTTGATATATATACCAATAACAATGCTTAA